GTcattctatttatttatatcttatTAATAATGTAGATAAACTGCTTTAGGCTCAATCTAAGTTAAACCCATGTGAACTGCAGCCTCGGTCTCCTGTTTTTAACTAAGTGgtacctggtgtggtcttctgctgccatAGACCATCTGCTTCGAGGTTTGATGTGGtcacagatgctcttctgcCGAAGAGTAAGTGTCTACATCcatctgaaaaacacagtggaggctctgtcatggccACTATCTGAAAAATGACTGATTGGCAGCAGCTGAATATATTCACACTGCCAGTTCAATGAAAGCATACCTGGatttaaacaacacacacacaatgggacactatcagtcatggattggcctccccacagcctgaacttcaacattactgaatccaaagaagagctttcagTGTCCTTccagaagcctggagaactattcctgaataATGTGTATTATTTCAATTAGCTTGATTTAACTGTAACTACAGGGGTCCAACAAACAATGGCGACGCATCATATTGACGTCTTCGGAAgattatttctctctctctcattttcttcagACACcgtgaaaactaaagaaaacacaaagtttacaACGTAAATATCTCTGAACCTATCAAAGTCTCTCATGTTAGTGTCAATAAACAGTCTTGAGCTAGCGAAACAGGAAAAATGCAATATAACGGATATTACTGAAAATTCTTCTTATCGCCAATAAGAagttgtatatattgtatacaacatcatatatacaatatactgtatatacactGTACATGAAAACCATTACCATGTGCGCTTCTTAGACCACATGCAGAATAACATTACTGTTGTGGCTGTAGCTCTGTATCCATGCTAGTTCTGACCCACAATGCCATGGATGTGCTCTCAGCTAAACTCTGGTCACGTGACCATCACAAACTCTACCTCAAACAAACGTTACAGCACTTTACACTTTATAACACTTTTAACAAACCCTTCTTTTGTAATCACATATTTTAGACACGTTTTTAATCAATGCTAGCTACCCTTTAATTGTTTTATCCAATCCATTTTTAACCCAAATATATGAACTAAATGAAACATGAATCTATTATAGaaacatataaaacaaacaccTATATTTTACaataacaaataaacagaacaacTGTGTTTGCTAATTCTAGAAAATATCAAGTTTCCACGTTAAACAGATGAAGAAAAATAGTGTTGTTGGGGAGGACTGTGCAACACATCAGTCCAAAACCTCCCACAGGGGGGTCAGATAACAGGTGACTGTGGGGGAAATAAAACACGATCCACATGGTTTTCATTCTCATCAAGCGATTCAGTGACTCCTTGTGGTCTCTTGATGAAGGAAGAGATCCCTGCTATCAGGATAGAAATGTTTCCTGTGTTAAAAATGGTCACTTcccatttatttataattattctTCCCGTGATGTGACCATGTCAAAAAAATGCCTTCACAGCATAAAAGACAATTTGCCACATGATGTGGTTTACCATGAAATTAATTTTAGCCTAGGGTAGAAATCTTTTTGGTAAGAAGGATGTCCTCATGTGGCGCACCCCAAGGGGGGGAACAAGCATTTTCACTTCTCTTTTTAGtggaaatgaataaatactCGATCGCTTCTGTTTCTTGAAGAGTCTCCAGAATGGACAAGCTCATCTCTCTCTTTGGTGAGTTTTCTTCAGCTCATTTAATGAAAATGCACTTTTACATACTGACCTGATGTAACTGTCATTTAAACTTGattattttctctttcagttttttcagcACTCTCACAGATTGTAGTGTCTCATGGTATGAGCCAAATATTCTTTACAAATATACTTTAAATTTGCACAGATATTATTTTAGAAGTGATCTCAGGATTTACACTCATTACCAAAATAGATCCTTTAACTGTATTCTTCTTTGTTTCTGCAGTTCCCACTGAGACGTCTTTCAGAGCCAACATTGAGTTAGTGTCAGGATATTCGAGGATCTTCTCGGGGGAGACAGCCCGCCTGAGATGCAGTATTCCTGATGTGCACAGGTCTAACTGGACTTACCTGTGGTTCAGGGGGTCTGAGGAGCTCTCACAGACTGGGGAGGAATTAAATCTGTGGAATACCAAAGTTCAAGAGAGCGGGAAATACTACTGCCAAGGAACAAGAAATACGAAGGTGGGAAAGATTCGCACCCAGCAAAGTGTCCCTGTGGAGCTCAAGGTGGACGGTAAGATCTGTTTGTCTGCATGAAAGAAATATAATTGCTTTGCACATTAGGCTTCTTTCTTCCTGTGTAATCCTAACACTGGAGCATTGAACATCTATAAGCTTCTTTTCAACTTTAGGTTTTCTGTGCAGCTCATCTAAGACATGCTGTGAGTGATGGCAGCACTTCTTAATACAGCCTGCAACTTATACTGTGATTTTCTAGGGTTTAACATATAAGTCTACTTCTATAATTCTACTTAAAATGTCAATTTGGTACAACAaggacttgttttgttttgggggttatTTGTACTTATGTGGTATCTTTGGGGTACAAACTTTGTTTCCCCACCTTATAACTAGACAGTATATCAGGGGTACAGGCTGTATTATAGAGTACCTTAACCTCCCCTTCTTGCATTGTAGCATTACACATTATTGTTAgatgttattacattaatacTAATGAACTAATGTAAGATTGGAAGTTATTCAGAGGTAACTCTGTGGTGTTTCCGTAGGTGGCTGGGCGATTCTGCAAGTTCCACGACATCCTCAACTTGTCGGGAGCACATTGGAGGTGACATGTCGTGTCAGAGGGAACCCCCGACTTGAAGAGATTATTTTGTACAAAGATGGCGTTGAAGTAATGAGACAAAATGGTCACAAGCCAGATTTCTATCTGACCAACTTGAGCTTTGAGGACCTAGGAGTATATTCTTGCAGGGCTTCCTGGGATGTGAGGAGACAAACACTCTCTGTCACTTCTGCTGGCGCTCATGTACAGATCTTAGGTGAGATTACACCGAATTGTGTGTTCTTATCTTAGGTGTGGTGTAGTTAAAGAAATGGCAACATGCTTTGAGAGATGTGCTAATCAAGATAATATGCCTAGAAGTGCTTCCATCTTTACACCTAGTGCTAAACTCTATCGACCTTCTCCTTTAATGCTGAGCACGAAAGCCCATATTTCCCACAATGTTAAGTTATTCCTGTTAGTACAACTGAACATAAATATTCTTAGCCTCATGACCTACCTAccacttgtgtttttttcttaaattaaaCCAATGTCTTCTGTCACAGAGGTTCTGTCACAGCCAATTTTGGAGATCATCCCCAACTATGATACTCAGCTAAAGAGGATGAAGCTCATTTGCCATGTGCAGTACAACGCCCCTGCTCCTGCCCCTCCGATAGACTTCTATTTCTACAAAAATGACAGGCGACTGGGACCTGCAACATCTGACAACTATAATGTAGTGAAACAGACTGCAGGGCTGTACAGCTGCAAGGCCAGGGTGCCTCAGTTGGGCCTCTCGAAGTCCAGTGAACCCAAAAACTTTGGACTAATAAGAggtatttaaaatttaatttaccCCAGCATTTGTTCTACACTGATAAGCCCCAAACCTCCTAATGGACTGCTAAAAATGTGATACTTTGTGTGTGACAGTTGCACAGCCTCAGAGGCCATCTCATCTCTGACCCAACGGAACTTGAGAAGATGTCACCTCTTCATCCTGGACTCCAAAGGCCAGTATTTCGCCTTGCTTCAGCCACAGATGACTTCCCACCTGCTGCTTCACTACCAACCTCCCCTAACCTCTCCTCTCACCAGCCCATCCAGTTCACTCCAGAAAAGAGTACACCATCACAACGGCCTTCACTGAAGACTTCACAAGCAGTCCCAACCAGTTTGCTGACTACAGACCAGGTTTTTAACTCAGCTATAACTCAAGATCAGGCAAATCGAGTCAAGAAACCTGGTAACATGTCTGGAGATACAGAAGATGTTACACactgaagaaaaacaatggttcACAGCGATCCATCAGTTCTGTGTTACTGACAGCTTCCATTACAATAACTGGCCTGCGTTGCTTTTGGTAAGGGATTATGAGTAATAGCCCTAGTAATCAGCCCTTAGTAAACATAGTAACTGATAGACAATAAACCAGTAAACATCCACAACATAAGATGTACTGGCTGGTTTACCAAAACATTTCTTATAACTTTCACTGAAACCAGCTAATTGTTTTCTATCATATTTCTGATGAAACAACACAGTTACAGGCTAATGCAGGAGAGAAACATCATTTAGCTAGCGCACCCACGTTACTAGCGTTACCCAAGGATAACCTGAATTAACTCCCTTATTTGGTCACGTTACTTTAAATAAGTATCAATTTTACATCAATGTATATACTGCTCGTCTACCGCGTTCACCTGAAACGCAGCAAAACAGCAGttctgtgttactgatggtgttAAAGGGATTACTTCGTCAGTCACTCATTTGTGTGAGCCGCCACTGCCACCTACTGGCGGAACTAAATATCGCCTTAGCATCAAATCAGGTGGGAGCAAATGAGCTTTTCACTCTGTGCTATGATGTCAACTATTGtcacaacaaaagcaaaaaaagtgaTTGGGGGGCACATTAAAAGAAGTTCATCAAATTCTGagacttttttaaaacatttaaaatactcAGGGTGCCACACAACATCAAACGCTGTACCAGAATTGTTGGAAATATCTAACAGATACATGttaaaatcaaataaagcaTTTTACAAAATGTTATGTACTGctggattttattttctgtgaacACAATTTCTTTTTACAGCTCCATATTTGAGCAGGACTTCTTATATATTACAATCACTGGTTTAATAAGACACCAGGgtgcagtcattttttttttttgccagattTACATTAGGATTAATGATGCCCCTATCGGAAATGACTATTTTGAACACATTTGTCCTTTGTATTCCTCACACTTTGCATATACATTCACACAGCTTAGGTCATTATAGGTGAAAACAACTAAAAGGAAGCAGCAGTTAAATCGTGAGAAAAAAGTGGGACCAAAACgaagaagcttttttttgtttcatgcaAATGAGGCAAGGGTGACACTGGGTCACGGCACTGACTTAAAGGTTAACTGAAGGAATCAGTAGAGGAACACAGTAATCTTGCTGACAAATAGATAAACAGCACTGATCATATTTTTGTGCTTTATCTTTTGCGTTGGTAGCTGAATAATAAACTTCTGCACGATCTCTCACTTACTGCTGCTACTTTTAATTAGGATGCTTTAACATAAGGAGGCATTGCATGTGTACATAAATGTTGggtaaattatacattttttatgctaaatattgAACGTTTACactttcatcatttaaaaaaacttcGTTTCTTCTATCTGGATAACAGGAGATTCATTTATTTACTACTTGTGAATGCCATCTTCCGATAATTAACTCAGTGGTATTTCTTGGGATGCTTTACTCActgagtgtcttttttttttctttttttttaaattggactGTATTTAACCATTATATTTAATTAGGGTGGTGTCGATCAAAACTTTGGAGCGCTACTCTGCAGCAGCATTAATGTGTGGCGAGTACTATCCCTTCTTAAGAAGAGGCTAGGCAATAATAGAAGACATGCAGAGCAGCATGTACACTAGCACCACCAGTATTCAGACTTTGATAGTAAGCACAAAGTGTTTATCACGGCTTGTCTGAGTAAAGCAGAAATCCAGAGAAGATGCTGTCGTCCTCACTGCTGCCATACGCTCCATTCCAGTCTCTGAGCGTCTCCATCCACACCTGATAGACACATATGTACAAACGCTGTtcatagacttcagttcagcattcagCACAATCATTCTTCAGCACCTGATTGGAAAACTAAGCCTGCTGGGCCTGAACACCTCCCTCTGCAACTGGATCCTGGACTTTCTGACGGAGAGACCTCAGACAGTCCAGATCAGTAACAGCATCTCCAACACCACCACACTGAGCACTGGAGCCCTCAAGGATGTGTGCTCATCCCACTACTGTTCATTCTGTTGTGGGCAGAGGGGGACAAATTTTGTTGGGAATACCTACCTTGGCACAACACCTTCTTTGGtgatccgatccagtaatttaggtcaggatGGGACTGATATCGATACTCTATATCAGATCGGTCCATCCCTAGgt
The window above is part of the Pelmatolapia mariae isolate MD_Pm_ZW linkage group LG14, Pm_UMD_F_2, whole genome shotgun sequence genome. Proteins encoded here:
- the LOC134640583 gene encoding low affinity immunoglobulin gamma Fc region receptor III-A-like, which encodes MDKLISLFVFSALSQIVVSHVPTETSFRANIELVSGYSRIFSGETARLRCSIPDVHRSNWTYLWFRGSEELSQTGEELNLWNTKVQESGKYYCQGTRNTKVGKIRTQQSVPVELKVDGGWAILQVPRHPQLVGSTLEVTCRVRGNPRLEEIILYKDGVEVMRQNGHKPDFYLTNLSFEDLGVYSCRASWDVRRQTLSVTSAGAHVQILEVLSQPILEIIPNYDTQLKRMKLICHVQYNAPAPAPPIDFYFYKNDRRLGPATSDNYNVVKQTAGLYSCKARVPQLGLSKSSEPKNFGLIRVAQPQRPSHL